The stretch of DNA CGACTCATGCGCGACACCATGGGCGGCGCGGCTTTGCGTGTAGTCGAGAAGTTCTCGTCGAGCGCGGTCAAAGACTTGGCCGTCAACTACATCTTGTACGGCACGCTGGCCGAAATCTTTGGCCGCGAGAACGGACTCAACAAGGGCCTGGGCGGCTCGATGCACGCTTTCTTCCCGCCGTTCGGCGTCATGCCCAATAACGCCATCGTCGGCGGCTCGGCGGACATCGCCGCCGGGGCCGCGCTCTTCAAGCGCGTCAACCGCAGGCCCGGCATCGTCATCGCCAACATCGGCGACGCCGCGATGGGATGCGGCCCGGTTTGGGAAGCTATGATGTTTGCGGCGATGGATCAGTATCACACGTTGTGGGCGGAAGAAGTGGGCGGCGCGCCGCCGATCCTCTTCAACTTCATGAACAACTTCTACGGCATGGGCGGCCAGACCGTCGGCGAGACGATGGGCTTTGGCGTTCTGGCGCGCGTGGGCCTGGGGGTGAATCCCGAAGCAATGCACGCCGAGCGCGTGGACGGCTACAACCCACTCGCCGTCGCCGAGGCCATTGAGCGCAAGAAAAAGATTTTGCTGGAGGGGCGCGGCCCGGTTCTGCTCGACACCGTGACCTATCGTTTCAGCGGCCACTCGCCGTCCGACGCCTCCTCTTACCGCGACCGATCAGAAGTGGAGCTGTGGCAACAGAGCGACTCGCTGACGAGTTACCGCCAATATCTCAAAGACAACGGCCACGCCGACGACGCCCGGTTGGACTCTTTCCAGCACGACATCGTCGAACGGTTGATCAAAATCGTCGGGGCCGCCGCCTCGTTGGAAATCTCCCCGCGCCTGGACACCCGCACCGACGCCATCGGCGCGATGATGTTCTCCAATCAATTCAAGGATCGAATGGCCGACGGGGAACCCGAAGTGCTTCTGCCCAAAGAAGAGACGCGGCTCAAAGTCACTTCACAAAAGAGCCGCTTCGGCCTTGACGCTCCGGGCGGCCAACCCCTGTCGAAGCTGAAGTGCGTGACGTATGCCGAAGCCCTGTTTGAGGCGATGTTGCACCGCTTCTACGAAGACCCGACGATGATCGCTTACGGCGAAGAGAACCGCGACTGGGGTGGGGCGTTCGCCGTGTATCGCGGACTGACCGAATGCTTGCCCTATCATCGCCTGTTCAACTCGCCCATCTCGGAGGCCGCCATCGTCGGCACAGCAGTGGGCTATGCCCTCTCCGGCGGGCGCGCCGTGGCCGAGTTGATGTATAGCGACTTCATAGGCCGGGCCGGGGATGAGATTTTTAACCAGATGGCGAAGTGGCAGGCGATGTCAGCCAATGCCTTGCCGATGCCACTGGTCCTGCGCGTCTCAGTCGGCTCGAAGTATGGCGCGCAACATTCGCAGGATTGGACGGCGCTCGTCGCCCACATCCCCGGCCTCAAAGTCATGTTCCCGGCCACCCCCTACGACGCGAAAGGGATGTTGAACCTGGCTCTGCGCGGCACAGACCCGGTCGTCTTTTTTGAGAGTCAACGGCTATACACTGAACCGGAGAAACTCGTGGAAGGCGGCGTCCCCATAGACTATTACGAAGTGCCGCTGGGCGAACCGGCTATCCGTCGTCAAGGCCAGGACCTCACCATCGTCACCATCGGGGCGACGTTGTATCGGGCATTGGAGGCCGCCGCCGAGTTGGAGACGAAGCACAACCTTTCGGCGGAGGTGATTGACGCGCGCTTTATTAATCCGTTGAATTACGAAACCATCGTCGCTTCGGTGAAGAAGACCGGCAGGATCATCCTCGCCTCGGATGCCTGTGAGCGCGGATCGTTCCTGCACACGATGGCGTCCAACATCAGTCAACTGGCGTTCGATTATCTCGACGGGCCGGTGGCCGTCGTCGGCGCGCGCAACTGGATCACGCCGCCCGCCGAAATGGAAGAGGCCTTCTTTCCGCAGAAGGAGTGGATCATTGACACGATCCACGAGCGCGTGTTCCCTCTCCCCGGCCACACGTCGAGCACGGCTCAGAGTATGGATGAAGTTCTCAGGCGGAATCGTTTGGGAGTGTAGGCGGCTTGCCGTCAGGAGGCGGAAGGTGTTGTTCCAGACTTCAGTAATCAGGTTGGTGAAATAGTTGGCTTCTTTGTAACTACTCAGGCCTTTCAGAACGCAGATGAACGCTGATACAACGCAGATTTTCGCTGATCTCTTTTTGTTTGTATCCGCGTCCATCAGCGTTTTTTCTGCGAAATCTGCGTTCCGGTTTTTGGCCCTGAGCAGTTACCATTTTCCTTCAGTTGACGCGAATGACTATGTCTTCCGCAAACAGTGGGCCAACTTCAACGCCGATCCGCCGGTAAAGTTCTGGCGGTACACTGATGTCAGCCAAATACAGGCCGCCGACGAAGTGCCGGGCGTTCACCTGCAATAGTCCGGCTTTGGGCAAAGCCAATGTCAGAGTCGCATTGGCGCGGATGCACGGGGAGCCGGGAACTCCCGTCGTCGCGTCGAGACCCGACGGTGTGTCCAGGGCCAGGATCGGGCGGCCCGACAGATTGGCTTGAACAATCCACTCCGCCGTTGCCCGGCGCGGGTCGCCGCTGAGACCATAGCCAATGAGAGCGTCAATAATTAAGTCGGCCTGGGCAAGGTCAGGGTCGTCGTTCTTCGCCAAGTCCATGGCTTGCAAAATTCGCCATTGATGCGCCGGAACGTCCTTCAGCCGCGCCGGATCGCCGACGAATTTCACCCGCACGCTTGCGCCGCGATTGTGGAGGTGACGGGCGGCCACCATGCCGCCGCCGCCGTTGTTGCCCGCGCCGCACAACACGACGATATGGCGGCCAGCCAGTTGCCCGTCTAACATCCGCCGCGCCTGCTCAGCCAGATTGCGCCCGGCGTTTTCCATCATTTGGATCAGTAAGATACTATACTCTTCAATCATCAGCCGATCCACATCGGCCATTTGGGCGGTGGTGAGGGACGGCAAGCTTTGCATCATGGCCCGGGTTTCGACGAAGATGAGGGGCCAGGCCGGGTGGGCAGCCGGCCTGGCAAGACAGGCGGGTCGTAGGCGCGGACTAGCGGATGAAGAATCCGTAGACCAGCGCGACAACCAACCCGTAGATGACGTGGCCAATCAGCCCGCCCATGAAGCCCATCATCCCACCCATGTTCAGCATCAGCACTCCGGGAGCCTTGACGGTTCCGGCTTTGATGCCGGCGTGCATCATGGGCACACCGCCCATCATCAGCCCGGCGATGAGCCAGTGCGCCGCGCCGAAGACCAGACCGCCGGCCCAGGTTGCCGAGCCAAGTCCGGCGGCCCACAGGGCGGCATAGATGACGGCGAAGATCACGCCCATCATAAAGTGCATGACCCAGCCGAGAGCGTTGTTGCCGTCTTTGCTGAACATGGAACCGAGCATTTCCCAAATCGCCATTTTGGGCATGCCCATCATAGGAGCCATCAACATGATCATGCTCATAACGATAGTTCCAACTACCCCTGCTACGATTGCGCCGATGATATTCATTGTAAATCTCCATTGAGTGAGTGTGTTGAGAGCGGATTGCTCTTTCACCCGTTTAGACGCGGGGCAGATGAAGATTCTTACTTAGAGTCGCCGATTTCTTACTTGCGGATCGCGTCAGTTGCCTTCGCCGGAGCATGTATAATGCCGCCAATGACCAAGCGGACGAATGAGCAATGGCTCTCAGACTTGCACGCGAGCGGGTTACGGCGCGAAACGGCGCTGGTTGACCTCCGCGCAGAAATCTTATACGGCCTGCCGTACGCCCTGCGCGATTGGCTCACACCGGATGATCCACACTTCGCGGCCCTGGTCGAGGAAGTGGCGCAGGAAACGCTGATGCGTGCCCTGGAGCATCTGGACTCGTTTGAGGGCCGCAGCCAGTTCACCACCTGGGTTCACAAAATCGCCGTGCGGGTGGCCCTCACCGAATTGCGCCGCCGCCGTTGGAAAGATGTCTCGTTGGATGGCTTGCTGGAAAACACAGACGGCGAGCCCGCCTCGCCCGTGCCAGCAGACCGCGCGCCCAGCCCGGAAGTAGCAACCGAACAAGCCGATCTGCTGGCCCAACTGCAACGCCTGATGATGGAAGAATTAACCGCCAAGCAGTTGCGGGCGATGCTGGCGGTGGGAATCGGAGAAATGCCATTGGAGGAAGTCGCGCGCCAGATGGGGATGGAGCGCAACGCGCTGTATAAGTTGTTGCACGATGCCCGGCGGCGGCTCAAGCGCCGCCTGGCCCGCGAGGGATTCACCCCGGCAGAGCTGTTGGCTGTGTTCGAGCGCAGGTAAGAACCACACTTCCAAAGGCGTCTATGGAAGGTAAGCGAGGGCGACTATGAAACATTGGCTAGAGACAATTAAACGTGGGATGCGGCCCGGCAACCGTGCTCGTTTGGCCCCGTTGCCGCCGACAATCATGCGCAAAGTGGCCCGGCAGGTTGAGATGACGGACGAGGTGGAATACACCTGCGATGACGTTCTGCGTCTGCTCGACCAATTTGCCGAAGCCGTTCTGCGCGGCGAGGATGCCGCCAAACTGATGCCGCTCGTCCAGAAACATCTCGACATGTGCCCGGACTGCCGCGAAGAGTTCGAGGCGCTGCTCCGAATTTTGCGCGCTTCCCCTTCCGACGCGTCGCCTGCTTAAGTTCTTGGCCGCACCCGGTGTCCAGAAAGTAGCGTCGTCTAATTGTTTAACGACCAATCATAAAGCTGGAATCGAACTATAGGCTTGCCCTGCAGCAAGTATTCGCGTTCAGCCTCGTTGTTCAGATAGCTGGCAACGAACTCCAGTAACGAACGTTTGTCGCCTAGCGCCAGGGGATGGCCGCCAAAGTCCGGGGCATACCACTGAAAAATCTGCGATAGCCGGACTTCGCCAGCGGCGCGATCTATTTCCACACCGCCATGGTTGATGAACGTTCGCGCCGCCATGTTCAATTGCTCATCAATGCATGTTGCATCATAAACGGCAATAGGTGGGCAGGAACGCGCGGCACACACCAGCGCAAAGTGAATGCGCGGGTCGAGGCGGTCGAGACTGTGCTTGCGGCGCAGATCGCTTGCGCCGAAGTGCGCGCCGGGGATGGCAGGATGCGGAGCGTTCGCGCGAAGAATGCCGTATTCAATGTCAAACGAGCCATAGCGTTGCCCGCCGATGTCGTACGCCGCCCGCCAGAAGAATCCTGGCGTTTCGTTAACCGAGTGCTTCACCTCAAACTGAATTACCGCATCCACGATGAGTGCGTTGTACAGATTGATCCAAAAGGCGAGGCGCTCTTCACGGCTGCCAAGCATTCCTGGATCGAAGGATTGCAAGCGGCGGGCGCACTGGCAATACTCGGCGTAAGTCGGGCTGGCGCACAGGTGGGCATAATCTACCCGGCCTTGTTGGCTGTCGTAAGCCTCGGCCTTCAGCGCATTGACGATGCGCCGCAGGTCGGCGGCCACTGGCTCCGAAGCCATCGTCGCATCCGGCTCTGGGCCGGAATTCAAAACGAGGCGTGGAGAAATGCCGTAACGAAACAGAAGCAGGCGGTGAATGAGTCGCACATGTCTATGGACGCGCCGGGCGGCGAGAATCTTACCGGGGCAGGGTAAGAATCTGGCAGGTTGCCGCGTCTATCAACTGACAGGCCAAAATGATGACAAGTAGGATGGCGGTGGGCGTTTGCGTTTTTGGCTCTCGGCCCGGCGGTCGGCATTTGGGCGATGAGCACATTGCGTCGCTCGCCTTTTGCCGTTCGCCTGGCAGGCGGCAAAGGTTGAAAAAGTTTCTGGAGAGGTCACCATGAACACTGCAACACGCTCGACGGTCGGTTCGATCATCATCACCCTTCTGCTCTCGGCCTGCGCCGGAGCCACTGCTCCGCCGACAGCGGTCGTAGCCATCCAATCACCTCAACCAACTTCGATTTCCGCTCAGGAGCCTCTGCCGAAAGCAACGCCGACCCTTTTACCCGCCGAGCCGCCACCGTCGGGCGCAACCTTTGAGTTCAAGACCGACTTCAGCAAACATTCGGTTCCCTACAGCGACATCCTGTCCGGCGGGCCGCCCAAAGACGGCATCCCCGCGATAGACAGCCCGACGTTTGTGGCCGTGTCCGAGGCCGACGCCTGGCTGAAATCCGTCGAGCCGGTCATCTTCTTCCAAATCGGCGATGATGCCCGAGCCTATCCCATTCAGATTTTCATGTGGCACGAGATTGTCAATGACACCGTCGGCGATGTGCCGGTAGTGATCTCCTTCTGTCCGCTGTGCAACACCGCCATCGCCTTCGAGCGCACGGCCGCAGGCGGGCAAGTCTTCGACTTTGGCACGACGGGCCGCCTGCGCTACAGCAACCTCATCATGTACGACCGCCAGACCGAGACCTGGTGGCAACAGGCCACGGGCCAGGCCATCGCCGGCGAACTGACCGGCGCCCAACTGGTCTTCCGCCCGGCTTCCATCATTTCCTGGGCGGACTTCAAGGCAAATTATCCAGACGGCAAAGTCCTGTCTCGCGACACCGGGTTCAGCCGCCCCTATGGCGACAACCCTTACGTCGGTTACGACGACGTGAACAACCCACCCTTTCTCTATCGTGGCCCGAAGACGCCCGGCGAACTGCCGCCAGTGGCGCGCGTGCTGACGATTAACCTCAACGGAGAGGCCGTCGCCTATCCATATGACATTTTGCAACAAATGAGCGTCGTCAACGACACGGTGGGTGGAACCGAGGTGGTGGTGTTATGGGCCGCTGGCACAGCGTCGGCACTGGACGGCGACACCGTCGCCGGAGGCCGCGACGTGGGGGCGGCGAATGCCTATGAGCGTGAACTCGACGGCCAGGCTCTCACCTTTGCGCTCGACAGTTCAAAGATTGTAGACGACGAGACGGGGAGTGAGTGGGATGTGTTGGGTCAGGCGGTAAACGGGCCGCTGACTGGGAAACAACTGACTCCGGTGGTGGCCGTCAACCATTTCTGGTTTTCGTGGGCGGCCTTCAAACCGGAGACGCGCATTTATCAACCGTGAGGTGAACTCATCACGATGACGAAAGAACAACGAAGCCACGCCCGACAGGCCAGACAAAAACTGCGAGGCCGCCGTGAGGTTGCGCTTCAACGCAATCGCTGGTTGATGATCGGCGGCGGTGTTCTTGCCGTAGTGCTCCTCGGCGCATTTATTTTGTGGCCTCGTCCAAAAGCCGAGCCGGTTTCGGAGGCGCGGCTGGCGGATGACCCGGCGCTCGGTTCGGCGGGGGCCGAAGTGACAATTGTCGAATACGGCGACTTTGGTTGCCCGTCCTGCCGCGCCTGGCACCAGGCCGGCATCTTGAATCAGATTCTTGAGAAGTACGGGGATAAAGTGCGGTTCGTCTGGCGCGACTTTCCGGTCATCACGGCGCAGTCGCCTAAAGCCGCCGAAGCCGCACAATGCGCTTACGATCAGCACAAGTTCTGGGAGTACCATGACTTGCTTTACGACCGCGCCCCGGCGCTGAGTGTGAATGACCTCAAAGCCTACGCCGCCGAGCTTGGATTGGATACGGCGCGCTTCGACAGTTGCCTGGACTCAGGCCAGCATCAGGCAACGGTTGCCCGTGACGAGCAGGATGCTTTCCGGCGCGGCTTTCGTGGCACGCCATCATTTTTGGTGAACGAACAGCCGCTCGCCGGCCCGCCATCTTTGGAGACTCTCCAAAACCTGATTGACCCGCTTCTGGCTACTGATGGCCAGTAGCACTTCCTTGCAAGGTTGTGGCATATTTGAGGGCGATTCACAAACAGTGGCGCTGTGATCGCGCTCTAGGAAGGGCCGTGCTCAAAATTCAATGCCTCGTCCTCCAGCGCCGGCCATTCCTCGCTCTGCTCGGCCTGCCCGGCCCAGTTGCGTTTGCCGCTCCAACTTTCAATCGCAATGGCATAAACGCTGGTGCGCTTTAGCTCCTGGTCGGTAATCGGGCGGTATTCTTTGCCCGCCGTCATTGTCGGGAAGCATTTGGCGATCAGGCTGGAAAGTGCCTGCCGCTTTTCATCGAAATCTTCCAGCACCCGAATCGTTCCAAAGGCAACCACACTTTCATATTGCACGCTGAACTCCAGCGCGATGTTGGACGGCAGAAAGCGGCCAAACTCGCTGGCTTCAAAGCAGACGCGTTCGTGCCGCTCGCTGTTGGCCCGCATCCGGCCCACGATGTTGGAGTGAAAGATGATCTGATGGCGCTCGGCGTCGTACCAGAAGGTGGTGGGGTTGATGAAGGGCTGGTCGTCCCAGCGGGTGGCAATGTGGCCGATGCGGGCGCGGCGTAGAAACCGGCGTATCCACTCGTCGTCCTGCGCATTTTCAGGCCGCCGCTGGGCGTTGGCCGGGGTGACGTTGAGACTATAGTCTTTGGGCATTCACTTCCTCTTTTTTGGCAACGGGCGCTTCGCGCGAATTGAACGGATTATATCTTTATCCGTTGCATTCGCTAAATCCATTGTCTCAGCTCGCAGGCCGGTTGACAAGCCACACGCGAAGAGGATGATGGCCCCGCCGAGCAGGGAGATCGTCGAGGGCTTCATGGTGAAGCAACGCGACTGCTTATGAGTTCAACGGGGCAACAGGTATCGGCAGTCGTAGCTGCCTGAGGGGAAAGGCTGGTTGCGGGTCAGACACGGCGAACGACCAGAGGGCAATTAACCCAAGAAATACTTGGGCGCTGAGTTGCGGCGTATAACCTCCAGCGATCAATAATAACATTGCCCATCCCGTTGGATTTCCCTGGCGCAGAGCGGCGATCACGGTTACACCCGCCAACCACAGACTCACGGCGTACAGCGGCCACGGCAGATAAAGAGTCAAGCCGGTTGACCAGATGGCGATGATGGCTGTCATGGCCGGGTTGGCGAGGTAGGCTACAACAAACGCCAGCACCGGAATCGCCGCCCACTTGTAGGGCGAGATGACACGCGAAGCGCGCCCTACAGCCCACCACAACACAATCGGAGTCAAGACGACGAACAGTTCGCCAAGATTGAAAAGCGTTTCGGTGAGCGGCGGCGGGCCGGGCCAGCGCAGGGCGGTGTACAAGGCGGGCAGAAGTTGATACAGCCCGCCGAGCATCAACGCCAGCGCCGGTGCCGACCAGGCGATTTTATTTTTGAGGCCGCCGGTTTCTTGCCACATGTGTTTGCCAACTATTCCCACCGCAACCATCACCAGCAATTGGTAGCCGACGGCCAGCCAGCCGCCCGGCGCGACGAAAACAGAGGCGATGCTGAAGACCGCGAGACTCAACAACACAAACGGCAACACGACTGAGCGCCGCGACTGCCACGCAATCCAGAACACGGCGGCCAGCGCCAGCAGGCCAGTGAGGGTGAAAGCCAGTTGGCCGATCAGGGTGAGGGCCTGGTAGGCGGCCACCACCTGCGGCGGCTTGGGCATGAAGATCGCCGTGCGAGTGATCGTCCGCGTAATCAGCCAGTCAGCAAGGGCGGCAATCGTCAGCCAACGGAAGAAAAGCGGGAAGCGGCTCATTTCTTGCCCGGCAGTTTCGAGAACAGGAAGACAACAGCCACTAGGCCGAGGATGAGTCCGGCCATCATGATCATCGGGATAACCGCCCACCAGAAGCCTTCGATATTGGCCGGTGTGGCCGTCGGTTTGGCTGGTGAAGCTTGAGCGGGCGCGGCGCCTTCCACTTGCAGTGACACCCACTGCGAGGTGGACTTCTGCCCGTTGCGCTCGTTGTTCGCGCCGTCCCAGGCGGCAAAGGCCATTGAATACACTTTGCCCGATGTAAAGGCCACGTCGTCGGTTTCTTTTGAAGTGAGGTCGCGGCTGAAGATGACCCGCCACTTGCCCTCGGCCCAGGCGCCAACCCCTTGCACGTTTTGGCCGTCGGCGGGTTGGGCGGTGAGTGAGCCGAAGCCGCCGGCGATGAGGTCTTCAACCGGCGACTGGTGGGCGGCGGCGAAGAGATTGCCCGAGGGGAGAGCCGGAAGATAGTTCGGGTCGGTGTAATCGGCGGGAGCGGCGAGAACCGGCTCGGCGGCGCTGGTGAACGGATATTGATCCACGTACATGTTGGGATACAGCGTATTCGTGTCGTTTCGGGCCGTGATGTCGGCCTGCCAGTCGGCCTTCCAGTGCCAGATGTTGACGTTGCCGCCCTGTTGCCCCATGCAGAAGAACGGCTGGCCCTCGGCCAGCGGGAACTGCACGGCCACCGCGTCGCGGAAATCCTGAACCCGCACCATCGAATCGTTTTTCGTCTCGTCAGCCCACTCAACCAGAATTGCAATTTGCGATCCGTTGTGCAGAGCGCGGGCAGTGACGGATTTGACTCTGGCCTCGAGGAGCATAGGCCGGGTGACGTTCTGGGCGCTCAACGGCACTTCGACCGCTGTGGCCTGTTGCCAGAGAGCGGAACTCGGGTCGGTCGTTGGCAGATCGCCCGACACTTGAGCGGCGAGGAGGGTGAGGCCCTGCGAACCGGCGATGGGCACTTTGAAGAAGGTGAGCGCGGCGGCAACGGCCAGTAGCAGACCAAATGAAACAAGAGAACGTTTATTCATGGGATTGCTCCAGGGTTAGTGAACAGTAATCACGATTCGCTGATCACTGTTTACTGCTCACTGTTTACTGTCCACTGCTCCGTAACCGGGCACGCCTCGCACGAAATCTCCGGCACGAGAGGCGTGGGCTTGATTCCGGCCAGTGGCCGTTGCTCCACCGTCACGCCCAGCCGTTTGGCGTCGGCCAACACAAAAGTGGAGGCGAAACGGGCGAGGGCCACAAACGGCCCGCCGGTGGCCGACTGCTTGAGAGAGTCGGCGAACAAGCCGATCCATTGTCCGAGATGCTCTTGCAGGAATTTGCTCTGAGCGTCAATGCAGATTTCGACGTGCTCCAGCACATCCCGCTCGGCGGCGTAGGCTTCTTTGAGCGCCAGAATGTGCATGAACTCAAGTTCGGCAGAGAGGTGATCGGGCCGCTCGCGCACTTTGCCGCCAAGGTTGAAGCCAAAGGCGCGATAGAACCCGGCGATGTCGGCCATCTCCTGGCTCTGGCGGAACTCGTGCGGCAGGCCGACTTCGGTCTCGTAACACAGTGAGCCGGTGAGGCCGAAAGCGCGGCGGTGCTCGGCCTGCAAGGCAGGAAAATCCCAAATCCCAAAATCCAAAATCCCAAAATCCCCGCCGCAGTCCAGGCGTCCAACTTCCAAAGCTGGCGCATTCAAATCACGCACAATGTCGGCCAGGAGAGGCAGATCCTCTAACCAGTTCTCAGTCGGGTAGAGAAACACGTCGGCAAGAAAACGGTAAACCTGTGCGCGGCGGATGGCAATCTCAGTGTTCATCTCCAATTCTCCAATTCTCTAATCCTCGAATCTCCACTCGCTAAATAGAGTTCAACCTTTCGACCGGCCTCTCATGAATCGGCTCCACCACTGTCAGCCGGCTCACTTCGCGGTCTTTGGCGTCGAAGCCGATCACGGTGTCGTTGTACATCTTCCACGGCTTTCCGTTGACTTCGGTCTCCAGTACCAGCGGGCCTTCTTCGATCTCATAGCGGAAGATCATCTTCTGGGTGGTGCGGAAGAGTTGTAGGACGGCCAGCAGTTCGCGCGAGGGCGCGGTGTAACGGGCAATCGCTTCCTCCACGCCGGGGCCGAACATTTGTCGCAGGTAGGCGCGTGGGGCCCAGCGCGGCGGGATGTAGTAGATGTTCGGCTCGGTGCCAAACTGCGGGTAGAGCGGCAGGGCCACCTTCTCCATCTTGATCATGAAATACAGCGGGTGCTTCGGGTTCTCGGCCCACGATCCGTCCTCGGCGATGTCCACCAGCCCGTTCATGCGAATCTTGCCGGGGCACACCGCCATGCACCGCGTTTCCATCGGCACGCCGTCGCTGAGCGGGTCGTTGCCCTCCACGCGCGGGTAGCAGGCCACGCATTTCTCGCTGGTGCGCGTCGTGCCGCGATACATCGTCTTCTTGTACGGGCACTGCTCTACACACTTGCGGTAGCCGCGACAGCGCGCCTGATCAATCAGCACGATGCCGTCTTCCTGCCGTTTGTAGATCGCTTTGCGCGGGCAGGCGGCGGCGCAGGCCGGGTAGGTGCAATGGTTGCACAATCGTTGAAGATAGAAGAACCACGTTTGATGCTCCGGCAAAGACGCGCCCTGAGTGCTAATGCCGAGCTTGTCGCCTTTGTAACCGGTGGACGTGTCTTCGTAGAAGTTGGGGGCGCGCCACTCGGTGTCGGGCGGAATGTAGCCGAGGGCCTGTTGCTCCGGGCTGGCCGCCTCGGTGATGGTCATCCCGTTGTACACGCCATACGGGGCAGAGTCGCTTGCCCCGTTCGCGTCCCACTCCGCTTTCTTGCCGGCGGCCTGGTGCGCCTCGTCCAACTTTTGGAGAATCTTGATATCCCAGTGCTGGGGGAAGCCGCCGTAAGGCTTGGACTCGACGTTGTTCCACCACATGGCTTCCTGGCCTTTGGAGAATGTCCAGGTGGCCTTGCAGGCGCCGGTGCAGGTCTGGCAGCCGATGCAACGGTTGATGTTGAACACGGCGGCGAACTGCTTTTGGGGATGGGCCTCGTCGAAGACATAAGCCATCTTGCGGCCAATTTGCCAGTTGTAAACTTCAGCCATAAAGAACTCCTTGAGTGCTAAATGATTTTCATTGTCTAATTGTTGGTTGACAGGCTCTCCCTCGCTCGCTATACTCCGCCTGGCTGGTGTATAACAGAAAGAGAGATTTGTATGACTATTGCAACCGTCTCCTCAAAAGGCTGGGTTGTAATCCCTGCCGAACTTCGCAAAAAGTATGACCTCCGTCCGGGAGCGCGTGTCGTGTTCGTAGACTACGGCGGTGTGGTCGCACTTGTGCCGGCGATGGACAATCCGGTTGAGGAGTCGGCTGGAAGACTGAAGAGCTCCCGCTCACTGGTGAAAGCCCTGCTGGAAGAGCGAGCCCGGGAGCGTCAGCGTGAACGGTAACCGGACTTTCGTTCTGGATAGTTACGCGCTGTTGGCGCATTATCAAAGCGAGCCTGGCGGGCCGCGCGTCAAAGTCGTGCTGGCGCAGGCCGAAAAACAGCAAGCAGACGTTTATTTGTCCATCATCAACTATGGCGAGGCGCTCTACATTCTTGAGCGCGAAGAAGGGTTGATGACAGCCCAAGACCTGATTGCCACAGTGGACCAGTTGCCCGTCATGGTCGTCGAGGCCGATAGAAAACTCACCTTCGCCGCCGCGCATCTCAAAGCCCATCATCCCATCTCCTACGCCGACGCATTCGCCGTCGCGCTGGCTCAATAGAAACAAGCCGTTCTCCTCACGGGTGATCCGGAATTCCGCAG from Chloroflexota bacterium encodes:
- a CDS encoding dehydrogenase; translation: MPKSITIDPSEVRRRSILTTPEIPLNAYIPDPPAEAKKFGREDLVRMYRDMVYIREFETMLDRIKKEGRYQGIEYNHLGPAHLSIGQEAVAVGQCYPLTPDDFIFGSHRSHGEILAKSFAAIAQLDDETLLRLMRDTMGGAALRVVEKFSSSAVKDLAVNYILYGTLAEIFGRENGLNKGLGGSMHAFFPPFGVMPNNAIVGGSADIAAGAALFKRVNRRPGIVIANIGDAAMGCGPVWEAMMFAAMDQYHTLWAEEVGGAPPILFNFMNNFYGMGGQTVGETMGFGVLARVGLGVNPEAMHAERVDGYNPLAVAEAIERKKKILLEGRGPVLLDTVTYRFSGHSPSDASSYRDRSEVELWQQSDSLTSYRQYLKDNGHADDARLDSFQHDIVERLIKIVGAAASLEISPRLDTRTDAIGAMMFSNQFKDRMADGEPEVLLPKEETRLKVTSQKSRFGLDAPGGQPLSKLKCVTYAEALFEAMLHRFYEDPTMIAYGEENRDWGGAFAVYRGLTECLPYHRLFNSPISEAAIVGTAVGYALSGGRAVAELMYSDFIGRAGDEIFNQMAKWQAMSANALPMPLVLRVSVGSKYGAQHSQDWTALVAHIPGLKVMFPATPYDAKGMLNLALRGTDPVVFFESQRLYTEPEKLVEGGVPIDYYEVPLGEPAIRRQGQDLTIVTIGATLYRALEAAAELETKHNLSAEVIDARFINPLNYETIVASVKKTGRIILASDACERGSFLHTMASNISQLAFDYLDGPVAVVGARNWITPPAEMEEAFFPQKEWIIDTIHERVFPLPGHTSSTAQSMDEVLRRNRLGV
- a CDS encoding NAD(P)H-hydrate epimerase, with product MMQSLPSLTTAQMADVDRLMIEEYSILLIQMMENAGRNLAEQARRMLDGQLAGRHIVVLCGAGNNGGGGMVAARHLHNRGASVRVKFVGDPARLKDVPAHQWRILQAMDLAKNDDPDLAQADLIIDALIGYGLSGDPRRATAEWIVQANLSGRPILALDTPSGLDATTGVPGSPCIRANATLTLALPKAGLLQVNARHFVGGLYLADISVPPELYRRIGVEVGPLFAEDIVIRVN
- a CDS encoding sigma-70 family RNA polymerase sigma factor, whose amino-acid sequence is MPPMTKRTNEQWLSDLHASGLRRETALVDLRAEILYGLPYALRDWLTPDDPHFAALVEEVAQETLMRALEHLDSFEGRSQFTTWVHKIAVRVALTELRRRRWKDVSLDGLLENTDGEPASPVPADRAPSPEVATEQADLLAQLQRLMMEELTAKQLRAMLAVGIGEMPLEEVARQMGMERNALYKLLHDARRRLKRRLAREGFTPAELLAVFERR
- a CDS encoding zf-HC2 domain-containing protein, which produces MKHWLETIKRGMRPGNRARLAPLPPTIMRKVARQVEMTDEVEYTCDDVLRLLDQFAEAVLRGEDAAKLMPLVQKHLDMCPDCREEFEALLRILRASPSDASPA
- a CDS encoding DUF547 domain-containing protein, with the protein product MRLIHRLLLFRYGISPRLVLNSGPEPDATMASEPVAADLRRIVNALKAEAYDSQQGRVDYAHLCASPTYAEYCQCARRLQSFDPGMLGSREERLAFWINLYNALIVDAVIQFEVKHSVNETPGFFWRAAYDIGGQRYGSFDIEYGILRANAPHPAIPGAHFGASDLRRKHSLDRLDPRIHFALVCAARSCPPIAVYDATCIDEQLNMAARTFINHGGVEIDRAAGEVRLSQIFQWYAPDFGGHPLALGDKRSLLEFVASYLNNEAEREYLLQGKPIVRFQLYDWSLNN
- a CDS encoding DUF3179 domain-containing protein, producing the protein MNTATRSTVGSIIITLLLSACAGATAPPTAVVAIQSPQPTSISAQEPLPKATPTLLPAEPPPSGATFEFKTDFSKHSVPYSDILSGGPPKDGIPAIDSPTFVAVSEADAWLKSVEPVIFFQIGDDARAYPIQIFMWHEIVNDTVGDVPVVISFCPLCNTAIAFERTAAGGQVFDFGTTGRLRYSNLIMYDRQTETWWQQATGQAIAGELTGAQLVFRPASIISWADFKANYPDGKVLSRDTGFSRPYGDNPYVGYDDVNNPPFLYRGPKTPGELPPVARVLTINLNGEAVAYPYDILQQMSVVNDTVGGTEVVVLWAAGTASALDGDTVAGGRDVGAANAYERELDGQALTFALDSSKIVDDETGSEWDVLGQAVNGPLTGKQLTPVVAVNHFWFSWAAFKPETRIYQP
- a CDS encoding DsbA family protein gives rise to the protein MTKEQRSHARQARQKLRGRREVALQRNRWLMIGGGVLAVVLLGAFILWPRPKAEPVSEARLADDPALGSAGAEVTIVEYGDFGCPSCRAWHQAGILNQILEKYGDKVRFVWRDFPVITAQSPKAAEAAQCAYDQHKFWEYHDLLYDRAPALSVNDLKAYAAELGLDTARFDSCLDSGQHQATVARDEQDAFRRGFRGTPSFLVNEQPLAGPPSLETLQNLIDPLLATDGQ